In Lysobacter luteus, a single window of DNA contains:
- a CDS encoding ATP-binding protein — protein sequence MSWGRPRSLQARQLLGASLGLVAFLALAGYALDRAFLDTAESNLRQRLRSYALAYADSEFARDGTFIPPYTSPDPRFDRPGSGLYAEVVLADGQHWDSASSVGPMLPPADMLGAREEVFERQLPITEISGEIGEVYRYGRGLVYASGDDPTAEVPYTVYILEDTTALSRQVEVFRAALWRYLGGAGLILLLLQAVILRWSLLPLRRVITELKRVQRGLASRMSERHPRELEPLAESINAFIESERQNLDQQRNTLADLAHSLKTPLAVLRARLDDNAPEAELRDEVDAQLRRMNDLVSYQLARAASGGHTLFAAPVDVEPHAEELVRSLEKVYAGKGVLCEFDVAEGVQFLGEPGDLQELLGNLLENAFKWAKSRVLLTVKPGETAPNRRPGLMIAVDDDGPGIPPEKVALVLQRGVRGDERVQGHGIGLSIVQDLVHGYRGTLDVRKSDELGGARFEVQLPPRL from the coding sequence ATGAGCTGGGGCCGGCCGCGTTCGTTGCAGGCGCGCCAGCTGCTGGGCGCCAGCCTGGGCCTGGTGGCGTTCCTCGCGCTGGCCGGCTACGCGCTGGACCGCGCGTTCCTGGACACGGCCGAAAGCAACCTCCGCCAGCGGCTGCGCAGCTACGCGCTGGCCTATGCCGACAGCGAGTTTGCGCGCGACGGCACCTTCATCCCGCCCTACACCTCGCCCGACCCGCGGTTCGACCGTCCCGGCAGCGGCCTGTATGCCGAGGTCGTGCTCGCCGACGGCCAGCACTGGGACTCGGCCTCGTCGGTCGGCCCGATGCTGCCGCCGGCGGACATGCTCGGTGCGCGCGAGGAGGTCTTCGAGCGCCAGTTGCCGATCACCGAGATCAGCGGCGAGATCGGCGAGGTGTACCGCTACGGCCGCGGCCTGGTCTATGCCAGCGGCGACGACCCCACCGCCGAAGTGCCGTACACCGTCTACATCCTCGAGGACACCACCGCGCTGAGCCGGCAGGTCGAGGTGTTCCGCGCGGCGCTGTGGCGTTACCTGGGTGGCGCGGGGCTGATCCTGCTGCTGTTGCAGGCGGTGATCCTGCGCTGGAGCCTGCTGCCGCTGCGCCGGGTCATCACCGAGCTCAAGCGCGTCCAGCGCGGCCTGGCCTCGCGCATGAGCGAGCGCCACCCGCGCGAACTCGAACCGCTGGCCGAAAGCATCAACGCCTTCATCGAAAGCGAGCGGCAGAACCTCGACCAGCAACGCAACACGCTGGCCGACCTCGCCCACAGCCTGAAGACGCCGCTGGCGGTGCTGCGCGCACGGTTGGACGACAACGCGCCGGAGGCCGAGCTGCGCGACGAGGTCGACGCCCAGCTGCGGCGCATGAACGACCTCGTGTCGTACCAGCTGGCCCGCGCGGCGTCGGGTGGCCACACGCTGTTCGCCGCGCCGGTCGACGTCGAGCCGCACGCCGAGGAGCTCGTGCGCAGCCTGGAGAAGGTGTACGCCGGCAAGGGCGTGCTGTGCGAGTTCGACGTCGCCGAGGGCGTGCAGTTCCTGGGCGAGCCTGGCGACCTGCAGGAGCTGCTTGGCAACCTGCTGGAGAACGCCTTCAAGTGGGCGAAGTCGCGCGTGCTGCTGACCGTCAAGCCCGGCGAGACCGCGCCCAACCGGCGCCCGGGCCTGATGATCGCGGTCGATGACGACGGCCCCGGCATCCCGCCGGAGAAGGTCGCGCTGGTGCTGCAGCGCGGCGTGCGCGGCGACGAGCGCGTGCAGGGCCACGGCATCGGCCTGTCGATCGTGCAGGACCTGGTCCACGGCTACCGCGGCACGCTCGATGTGCGCAAGTCGGACGAGCTTGGCGGTGCACGCTTCGAGGTGCAGTTGCCGCCGCGGTTGTAG
- a CDS encoding response regulator transcription factor, protein MRILLVEDEAPLRETLAARLKREGFAVDAAQDGEEGLYMGREVPFDLGIIDLGLPKMSGMELVKALREEGKKFPVLILTARSSWQDKVEGLKQGADDYLVKPFHVEELLARLNALVRRAAGWSKPTLECGPVTLDLAAQTVSVNGSNVDLTSYEYKVLEYLMMHAGELVSKADLTEHIYQQDFDRDSNVLEVFIGRLRKKLDPDGALKPIETVRGRGYRFAIPRSGE, encoded by the coding sequence ATGCGCATCCTGCTGGTTGAAGACGAAGCCCCGCTGCGCGAGACCCTGGCCGCCCGCCTGAAGCGCGAAGGTTTCGCCGTCGACGCGGCGCAGGACGGCGAGGAAGGCCTGTACATGGGCCGCGAGGTGCCGTTCGACCTGGGCATCATCGACCTCGGCCTGCCGAAGATGTCGGGCATGGAACTGGTCAAGGCGCTGCGCGAGGAAGGCAAGAAGTTCCCGGTGCTGATCCTGACCGCGCGCTCGAGCTGGCAGGACAAGGTCGAGGGCCTCAAGCAGGGCGCCGACGACTACCTGGTCAAACCCTTCCACGTCGAGGAACTGCTGGCACGGCTCAATGCGCTGGTCCGCCGCGCCGCCGGCTGGAGCAAGCCGACCCTGGAGTGCGGTCCGGTCACGCTCGACCTCGCCGCGCAGACCGTCAGCGTCAACGGCAGCAACGTCGACCTGACCAGCTACGAGTACAAGGTGCTCGAGTACCTGATGATGCACGCCGGTGAGCTGGTCTCGAAGGCCGACCTGACCGAGCACATCTACCAGCAGGATTTCGATCGCGACTCCAACGTGCTCGAGGTCTTCATCGGCCGGTTGCGCAAGAAGCTCGACCCCGATGGTGCGCTCAAGCCGATCGAGACCGTCCGCGGCCGCGGCTATCGCTTCGCGATTCCGCGCAGCGGCGAGTAA
- a CDS encoding PepSY domain-containing protein, which yields MSIRSATIVVLLLLTTVSASDALAQRTRDNSRESNRELAERRAGRDHQGHGHERDADHTALSAAVRRVERRTGGQVLSAERVPYDGRDINRIKVVDANGRVRVYVDDPRGRPAPQPSRTRGDDN from the coding sequence ATGTCGATCCGTAGCGCCACCATCGTCGTCCTGCTGCTGCTGACCACCGTCTCGGCCAGTGACGCCCTGGCCCAGCGCACCCGCGACAACTCGCGCGAGTCCAACCGCGAGCTCGCCGAGCGCCGGGCCGGCCGTGACCACCAGGGCCACGGCCACGAGCGCGACGCCGACCACACCGCGCTGTCGGCCGCCGTGCGCCGGGTCGAGCGCCGCACCGGCGGCCAGGTCCTCAGCGCCGAGCGGGTTCCCTACGACGGCCGCGACATCAACCGCATCAAGGTGGTCGACGCCAACGGCCGGGTCAGGGTATACGTCGATGACCCGCGCGGACGGCCGGCGCCACAGCCGTCCCGTACACGCGGCGACGACAACTGA